The Nocardioides salarius genome includes a region encoding these proteins:
- a CDS encoding MFS transporter, which produces MEKQEIRAAAGGAAVVGVAFGMARYAYGLTLPDMQAEFDLSEQLSGLVASATFVGYLIGLLGVPVLVARRGPRAPTSVGGVCGALGCAMVALSPNAAVLATGAVLAGSAAGWVWAPYSDVLRAVADPRHRPTLLAVVTTGTGVGLVGLGALGLLAPLVSWRLTWAGIAVAAAVAATLNLRLVPALPPPERQEGGQRLHLGRLLGRLLVPLLYTVTYFVAITVYFTYASDAAEEAGLADWAPALVFALIGLGGLVAFWTGRMTAALGPAGVGAASLGVVGLALGGLGLASGAPLVLGSAVVLGAGFMVGSSVLAIWTAHVEPERPGTAFTVALVVGAVTSIVTPAVTGSLVPSAGLGTVLVSSGAVAVVSAVALAAGLPVGAAVRRTRARTT; this is translated from the coding sequence ATGGAGAAGCAAGAGATCCGCGCCGCGGCCGGAGGCGCAGCAGTGGTCGGGGTGGCGTTCGGCATGGCCCGCTACGCCTACGGCCTCACGCTGCCCGACATGCAGGCCGAGTTCGACCTGTCGGAGCAGCTCTCGGGGCTGGTGGCCAGCGCCACCTTCGTCGGCTACCTGATCGGCCTGCTCGGGGTCCCCGTGCTCGTGGCCCGGCGCGGGCCTCGCGCCCCCACGTCCGTCGGAGGGGTCTGCGGCGCACTGGGCTGCGCCATGGTGGCGCTCTCGCCGAACGCGGCGGTGCTGGCCACCGGAGCCGTGCTGGCGGGCAGTGCGGCGGGCTGGGTGTGGGCGCCGTACTCCGACGTGCTCCGCGCCGTGGCCGACCCTCGGCACCGGCCCACGCTGCTGGCCGTGGTCACCACCGGCACCGGGGTCGGCCTCGTGGGGCTGGGAGCGCTGGGCCTCCTGGCGCCCCTCGTCTCGTGGCGGCTGACCTGGGCAGGCATCGCCGTGGCCGCCGCGGTCGCCGCCACCCTCAACCTGCGTCTGGTCCCCGCGCTGCCCCCGCCCGAGCGGCAGGAGGGCGGCCAGCGACTGCACCTGGGACGGCTGCTGGGACGGCTGCTGGTCCCGCTCCTGTACACCGTGACGTACTTCGTGGCGATCACCGTCTACTTCACCTACGCCAGCGACGCGGCCGAGGAGGCCGGACTGGCCGACTGGGCGCCGGCGCTGGTCTTCGCCCTGATCGGGCTCGGGGGGCTGGTGGCCTTCTGGACCGGGCGGATGACCGCCGCCCTGGGCCCCGCCGGTGTGGGAGCCGCCAGCCTCGGGGTGGTCGGTCTCGCCCTGGGCGGCTTGGGGCTGGCCTCCGGTGCGCCGCTGGTGCTCGGCTCCGCCGTGGTGCTCGGCGCCGGATTCATGGTCGGGTCGTCGGTGCTGGCCATCTGGACCGCGCACGTCGAGCCCGAGCGCCCCGGCACCGCCTTCACCGTCGCCCTCGTCGTGGGGGCGGTGACCTCGATCGTGACGCCCGCGGTCACCGGCTCGCTGGTGCCCAGCGCCGGGCTGGGCACGGTGCTGGTCTCCTCCGGCGCCGTGGCCGTGGTCAGCGCGGTGGCACTCGCCGCCGGCCTGCCCGTGGGAGCGGCCGTGCGGAGGACACGGGCCCGCACGACCTAG
- a CDS encoding DUF4389 domain-containing protein, whose translation MTDPPDARDAPPPVPTSPTRTSRPVPLVIGVLLALVGLPLLLAGAGLGWALATQRDDDGFFSTTTEQISTETVALTSPVLDLGAAGPDGRWTERDIVTLRLRATSGGSPVFVGIGPSEEVERYLAAASYDEIGDLVTDPFDYTLTRRGSGGSLPTPPSEQDFWSDRSIGSGTQTLTWDVRPGNWTAVVMNGDGSPGLSTGLSAGGRVDMLAPLAWVLGALGLLLILGGALLVVHGAHAPSAADQQRPDPVPAPTSGVIAGADQAVPSPVTISGHQDQDLSRWLWLVKWLLAIPHFIVLALLWPALVVLTVVAFFAILVTGRYTRGLFDFNVGVLRWTWRVQFYCTNAIGTDRYPPFTLDHADYPADLDVAHPEWLSRGLVLVKWWLLAIPHLVVLAVLAGTWTLDDDLQPIVGGLIGALTLAAGLLLLFTGSYPAPLFDLLVGLNRWVYRVVAYVALMTDTYPPFRLDQGPVDPSPARPPEPPQPGAEGERAQQRRQSV comes from the coding sequence ATGACCGATCCCCCCGACGCACGCGACGCTCCCCCGCCGGTCCCGACGTCGCCCACCCGCACCAGCCGTCCGGTCCCACTGGTGATCGGTGTCCTGCTGGCCCTCGTCGGCCTGCCGCTCCTGCTGGCCGGGGCCGGACTGGGGTGGGCGCTCGCGACCCAGCGCGACGACGACGGCTTCTTCTCGACCACCACCGAGCAGATCAGCACCGAGACGGTGGCCCTGACGAGCCCGGTGCTCGACCTGGGAGCCGCCGGACCCGACGGCCGGTGGACCGAGCGGGACATCGTGACGCTGCGGCTGAGGGCCACGAGCGGCGGCTCGCCCGTCTTCGTGGGCATCGGCCCGAGCGAGGAGGTGGAGCGCTACCTCGCCGCGGCGTCGTACGACGAGATCGGCGACCTGGTCACCGACCCGTTCGACTACACGCTGACCCGCCGGGGCTCCGGCGGGTCCCTGCCGACGCCCCCTTCCGAGCAGGACTTCTGGAGCGACCGGAGCATCGGCTCCGGCACCCAGACACTGACCTGGGACGTGCGCCCCGGCAACTGGACCGCGGTGGTGATGAACGGCGACGGGTCACCAGGTCTCAGCACCGGGCTGAGCGCCGGCGGCCGGGTCGACATGCTGGCGCCGCTCGCCTGGGTGCTCGGGGCACTCGGCCTGCTGCTGATCCTCGGCGGCGCACTCCTGGTGGTCCACGGCGCTCACGCACCCTCCGCAGCCGACCAGCAGCGCCCGGACCCCGTCCCCGCACCCACGTCAGGGGTGATCGCCGGCGCCGACCAGGCGGTGCCGTCGCCCGTCACCATCTCCGGCCACCAGGACCAGGACCTGAGCCGCTGGCTGTGGCTGGTGAAGTGGCTGCTGGCGATCCCTCACTTCATCGTGCTCGCCCTGCTGTGGCCGGCCTTGGTGGTGCTCACCGTCGTCGCGTTCTTCGCCATCCTCGTCACCGGCCGCTACACCCGAGGCCTGTTCGACTTCAACGTCGGGGTGCTGCGCTGGACCTGGCGGGTGCAGTTCTACTGCACCAACGCGATCGGCACCGACCGCTACCCGCCGTTCACCCTCGACCACGCCGACTACCCCGCCGACCTCGACGTCGCCCACCCCGAATGGCTCTCGCGGGGCCTGGTGCTGGTCAAGTGGTGGCTCCTGGCCATCCCGCACCTGGTCGTGCTGGCCGTGCTGGCGGGCACCTGGACCCTGGACGACGACCTCCAGCCCATCGTCGGCGGCCTCATCGGCGCGCTCACCTTGGCCGCCGGACTCCTCCTGCTCTTCACCGGCAGCTACCCGGCGCCGCTGTTCGACCTGCTCGTCGGCCTGAACCGATGGGTCTACCGCGTCGTCGCCTATGTCGCCCTCATGACCGACACCTACCCTCCGTTCCGGCTCGACCAGGGGCCTGTCGACCCGTCGCCCGCACGCCCGCCGGAGCCGCCGCAACCGGGAGCCGAGGGCGAGCGGGCCCAGCAGCGGCGCCAGTCGGTGTGA
- a CDS encoding HhH-GPD-type base excision DNA repair protein — protein MAIHITGDDAADQVLTDDPFALLVGMMLDQQYPMEHAFRGPAKVLERFGSLEPARIAAADPEEFASLCATPPAIHRFPGSMAARLQDLARIVTDEYDGHAERLWLEATDGKDLLKRVMALPGFGKQKAQIFVALVAKQLDVRPEGWDAVVGDYSQEGYRSVADVVDTASLQKVRDFKKQKKAAAKQAPGPS, from the coding sequence ATGGCGATCCACATCACCGGCGACGACGCCGCCGACCAGGTGCTCACCGACGACCCGTTCGCGCTGCTCGTGGGCATGATGCTCGACCAGCAGTACCCGATGGAGCACGCCTTCCGCGGCCCCGCGAAGGTGCTGGAGCGTTTCGGCAGCCTCGAGCCGGCGCGGATCGCGGCCGCCGACCCCGAGGAGTTCGCGTCGCTGTGCGCGACCCCGCCGGCGATCCACCGCTTCCCGGGCTCGATGGCGGCCCGGCTGCAGGACCTGGCCCGCATCGTCACCGACGAGTACGACGGGCACGCCGAGCGGCTGTGGCTCGAGGCCACGGACGGCAAGGACCTGCTCAAGCGGGTGATGGCCCTGCCGGGCTTCGGCAAGCAGAAGGCGCAGATCTTCGTGGCGCTGGTCGCCAAGCAGCTCGACGTGCGCCCCGAGGGCTGGGACGCCGTGGTCGGGGACTACTCCCAGGAGGGCTACCGCTCGGTGGCCGACGTCGTCGACACCGCCTCGCTGCAGAAGGTGCGTGACTTCAAGAAGCAGAAGAAGGCCGCCGCGAAGCAGGCCCCGG